One region of Salvelinus sp. IW2-2015 linkage group LG1, ASM291031v2, whole genome shotgun sequence genomic DNA includes:
- the dnai1.2 gene encoding dynein, axonemal, intermediate chain 1, paralog 2: protein MPVAHKTGAVKSKQGSNAQSQKAPAAKTAKAASKKKDEEDGTETGEGDEWMQGKTLIKPLDQLDLTEAELKEEFTRILTANNPHAPQNIVRYSFKERSYKPISSVDQLAVHFVLEGNLLHQDSDEARRQRAKQGLPEEKATVETAVAEKPETPAAGGEDAGDVEEGGGEERADSVESKAGKKEQKITNQFNFSERASQTLNNPLRERGCQTEPPPRANFSATANQWEIYDVYLEVLQKQEKNKEKAKAIPKKDDDKGKKKMMLVETQSDDITKVAKVAKIIERMVNQNTFDDIAQDFKYFEDASDEYREQEGTLLPLWKFQYDKAKRLSVTALCWNESYKDLFAVGLGSYDFTKQGRGMLVFYSLKNSTFPEYIYPTTSGILCLDIHKHLPYLVAVGFYDGCVAVYNLKEETLQPIYKSTAKSGKHTDPVWQVKWQKDDMDNNHNFFSVSSDGRVVSWTLVKNELVFTDIIKLSLAGAVSEGPEGVQLPIMACGTSFDFHKQIDYLFLVGTEEGKIHKCSKAYSSQFLETYNAHNMAVDAVKWNHFHTKVFISCSSDWTVKIWDHTIKTPMFTFDLNASVGDVAWSPYSSTVFAAVTTDGKVHTFDLSINKYEAICQQPVVAKKKTKLTHIEFNPVYPIIIVGDDRGYVTSLKLSPNLRKKPKEKKGQELPKGPEVEIAKMEKLLSLLREPENSNA, encoded by the exons GATGAGGAGGATGGAACAGAAACGGGTGAAGGAGATGAGTGGATGCAAGGGAAGACTCTGATCAAGCCACTTGACCAGCTGGATCTCACCGAGGCT GAGTTAAAAGAGGAATTCACCAGGATCCTGACTGCAAACAACCCACATGCCCCTCAGAATATCGTCCGCTACAGCTTCAAG GAACGTTCATACAAGCCAATCAGCAGTGTGGATCAGCTGGCTGTCCACTTTGTGCTGGAGGGTAACCTGTTGCACCAGGACTCAGATGAGGCACGCAGACAGAGGGCCAAACAGGGCCTTCCTGAGG AAAAAGCCACAGTTGAGACCGCTGTAGCTGAAAAACCTGAGACTCCG GCTGCAGGTGGGGAGGATGCAGGGGATGtggaggagggcgggggagaggagagagctgacaGCGTGGAGTCCAAGGCTGGCAAGAAGGAGCAGAAAATCACCAACCAGTTCAACTTCAGTGAGAGGGCCTCCCAAACCCTCAACAACCCACTCAGG GAAAGGGGATGTCAGACAGAGCCCCCTCCTCGTGCAAACTTCTCAGCTACTGCCAATCAG tGGGAGATCTATGACGTGTATTTGGAGGTGCTGCAGAAGCAGGAGAAGAACAAGGAGAAGGCGAAAGCCATCCCCAAGAAGGACGACGACAAAGGCAAGAAGAAGATGATGCTGGTGGAGACTCAG AGTGATGACATCACCAAAGTTGCCAAGGTGGCCAAGATCATCGAGCGGATGGTGAACCAAAACACGTTTGACGACATTGCACAAG ATTTTAAGTACTTTGAAGATGCCTCTGATGAGTACCGGGAGCAGGAGGGCACCCTTCTCCCCCTCTGGAAGTTTCAGTATGACAAAGCCAAGAGGCTGTCTGTCACTGCCCTCTGCTG GAATGAAAGCTACAAAGATTTGTTTGCCGTCGGCCTTGGATCAT ACGACTTCACCAAGCAGGGGCGGGGCATGCTGGTGTTCTACTCCCTGAAGAACTCCACTTTCCCTGAGTATATCTACCCCACGACGTCGGGCATCCTGTGCCTGGACATCCACAAGCACCTGCCCTACCTGGTGGCCGTGGGCTTCTACGACGGCTGCGTGGCCGTCTACAACCTCAAAGAAGAGACGCTGCAGCCCATCTATAAGAGCACCGCCAAGTCTGGCAAGCACACCGACCCCGTGTGGCAG GTGAAGTGGCAGAAGGACGACATGGACAACAATCACAACTTCTTCTCTGTGTCATCTGATGGCCGTGTGGTGTCATGGACTCTTGTCAAG AATGAGCTGGTCTTCACAGACATCATCAAGCTGTCGTTGGCGGGAGCTGTGTCAGAAGGACCAGAAGGCGTGCAACTTCCCATCATGG CTTGTGGAACATCCTTCGACTTCCACAAACAGATTGACTACCTCTTCCTGGTTGGCACGGAGGAGGGCAAGATTCACAAG TGCTCCAAGGCTTACTCCAGCCAATTCCTGGAGACCTACAATGCCCATAACATGGCAGTGGACGCAGTTAAGTGGAACCACTTCCATACCAAGGTCTTTATAtcctgcagctctgattggaCCGTYAAGATCTGGGACCACACCATCAA GACCCCAATGTTCACCTTTGACCTGAACGCCTCTGTGGGAGATGTGGCATGGTCTCCTTACTCCTCCACTGTCTTCGCTGCAGTCACCACTGATGGCAAG GTTCATACCTTTGACCTTAGCATCAACAAATATGAGGCCATCTGCCAGCAGCCGGTGGTGGCCAAGAAAAAGACTAAGCTGACTCACATTGAGTTTAACCCCGTCTACCCCATCATCATCGTGGGAGACGACCGAGGATATGTCACCAGCCTCAAGCTCTCGCCTAACCTGCGCAAAAAACCCAAG GAGAAGAAGGGTCAGGAGCTGCCCAAGGGGCCTGAGGTGGAGATCGCCAAGATGGAGAAGCTGCTGAGTTTACTGCGGGAGCCAGAGAACAGCAATGCTTAG